The following proteins are co-located in the Tachysurus vachellii isolate PV-2020 chromosome 19, HZAU_Pvac_v1, whole genome shotgun sequence genome:
- the calcrl2 gene encoding calcitonin gene-related peptide type 1 receptor — MGNHPTFLLLLLRMLTTELCHAEDVISTTMIPMEDVTEIPISPTALKVSRGQILAAQFECYLKILHDPPRTELGPYCNRTWDGWLCWGDSPPGTIIQACPTYFQDFDPTEKVTKVCNSDGQWFRHPDSNRLWSNYTLCSAYTQGKVTVAFTMYYLAVLGHSLSVVSLLISIFIFSYFKCLSCQRISLHKNMFLSFIFNSILMVISLTMIVHDEQLAATNQIGCKILSSLIHYASCSTYFWMLCEGIYLHTLIIVAVFVGEQQLGWYYLLGWGFPVIPAVIHAVARLYFYDDNCWISNSNLLYIVHGPIHVALVVNLFFLLNIVRVLITKLRVTHKTESNAYMKAVRATLILVPLMGAHFILVPLQPEGRLPLAVYEFFMNIFMHFQGLLVAIILCFGNGEVHSAIRRKLAQYRVQCKQRLVTTDSHSHNYHTNSSIVETSRGALSLEHMPPQLDEDKTHTAMVVINGQSNGKRSFSEEDHKFKVLESSTI, encoded by the exons ATGGGAAACCACCCAACATTCCTACTGCTGCTTCTACGGATGCTCACCACTGAG TTGTGTCATGCTGAGGATGTGATATCGACGACTATGATACCAATGGAGGACGTGACCGAGATCCCAATATCCCCCACTGCCCTGAAGGTGTCGAGGGGGCAGATCCTGGCAGCTCAGTTTGAGTGTTACCTCAAAATACTGCACGACCCACCACGCACAGAGCTAg GGCCGTACTGTAACCGCACGTGGGACGGCTGGCTTTGCTGGGGAGACTCGCCTCCCGGAACCATCATACAGGCCTGTCCTACTTATTTCCAAGACTTTGACCCAACAG aaaaagtAACCAAAGTGTGTAACTCGGATGGACAGTGGTTCAGACATCCAGACAGCAACCGACTGTGGTCCAATTACACCCTGTGTTCAGCCTACACCCAAGGAAAAGTCACG gTTGCTTTCACTATGTATTAcctggcagtgctggggcaCTCTCTGTCTGTGGTCTCCCTGCTTATATCCATTTTCATCTTCTCTTATTTCAA GTGTCTAAGCTGTCAGAGGATCTCTCTCCATAAGAACATGTTTCTGTCCTTCATCTTTAACTCCATTCTCATGGTCATCTCATTAACCATGATCGTCCATGATGAGCAACTGGCTGCCACTAACCAG ATTGGCTGTAAGATTTTATCCAGTTTGATTCATTACGCATCATGCTCGACATATTTCTGGATGCTGTGTGAGGGGATCTACCTGCATACACTCATCATTGTGGCTGTGTTTGTTGGAGAACAACAGCTGGGTTGGTACTACCTGCTGGGCTGGG gATTCCCAGTTATTCCAGCTGTCATTCACGCTGTGGCTCGTCTGTACTTCTATGACGACAA TTGCTGGATAAGCAACTCTAACCTGCTCTACATCGTCCATGGCCCAATCCATGTGGCCCTGGTG GTGAACCTCTTCTTCCTGTTGAACATAGTGCGTGTTCTGATCACAAAGCTGAGAGTGACCCACAAGACCGAGTCCAATGCCTACATGAAGGCTGTACGCGCCACCCTTATCCTGGTGCCCCTGATGGGAGCTCACTTCATCTTGGTGCCCCTGCAGCCCGAGGGCAGACTGCCCTTAGCCGTGTACGAGTTCTTCATGAACATCTTCATGCATTTTCAG GGCCTCCTTGTTGCCATCATCTTATGTTTTGGAAATGGGGAG GTGCACTCAGCTATAAGGCGTAAGCTTGCCCAGTACCGGGTCCAGTGCAAGCAGCGCCTGGTGACGACCGACTCTCACTCTCACAACTACCACACCAACTCCTCCATCGTCGAGACCAGCCGAGGGGCCCTGAGTCTGGAACACATGCCACCTCAGCTGGACGAGGACAAAACCCACACAGCCATGGTCGTCATCAACGGCCAGAGCAACGGCAAGCGCAGCTTCAGCGAGGAAGATCACAAATTCAAAGTCCTAGAGTCATCAACGATCTGA